One genomic region from Armatimonadota bacterium encodes:
- the miaB gene encoding tRNA (N6-isopentenyl adenosine(37)-C2)-methylthiotransferase MiaB: MQQAFMIITWGCQMNEDDSQQMANLLRQMGYRQAMLAEEADIILLNTCSVREKPERKVMSKLGELKSLKKIKNNLIIGVCGCMAQRAGNEIVKRAPFVDIIIGTDQIFELPQLISKVRAGERPVFALDLPKRNGNIAFAKPKRVIGDIGLKHFVPIMYGCNNYCAYCVVPFTRGPERSRPIEDIVAEVQELTSHGCREVTLLGQNVNSYGKTQQKSDNLNQLQNDTDSLCDFPTLLGRLNEIEGLWRIRFTTSHPKDLSDRLIDAMARLPKVCEHLHLPIQAGDNRILHAMNRHYTVEHYISLVEKLRNAIPGIAITTDIMVGFPGETEEQFQNTLNAVRRIQFDGAFMFAFNPRPGTKAAELPNQIDNKTKQRRLLELINLQNQITLERNEKEVGQEFEVLVEGPSWKDESKLTGYTRTNKAVVFPGNPELSGRLVSIRAIKAHPWGFTGEIVDAR, translated from the coding sequence ATGCAACAAGCTTTTATGATCATAACCTGGGGTTGCCAAATGAATGAAGACGACTCGCAGCAGATGGCGAATCTTCTGCGACAGATGGGATATCGCCAAGCCATGCTTGCCGAGGAAGCGGATATTATATTATTGAATACATGTTCCGTTCGCGAGAAGCCCGAGCGTAAGGTTATGAGCAAGCTGGGTGAGCTCAAGTCGCTGAAGAAAATCAAAAATAACCTTATCATCGGCGTCTGCGGCTGCATGGCTCAGCGTGCCGGAAATGAAATTGTAAAACGCGCTCCTTTCGTGGATATAATCATAGGAACCGACCAAATCTTTGAACTGCCTCAACTTATCAGCAAGGTCCGCGCAGGGGAACGGCCTGTGTTTGCTCTCGATTTACCCAAGAGAAACGGCAACATCGCTTTCGCCAAACCCAAGCGTGTGATTGGCGATATTGGCCTCAAGCACTTTGTTCCCATTATGTATGGCTGCAACAACTACTGTGCTTACTGCGTTGTTCCATTTACACGAGGCCCGGAGCGCAGTCGGCCAATTGAAGATATAGTTGCCGAAGTACAAGAGCTTACTTCGCATGGATGCCGCGAGGTCACTCTGCTTGGGCAAAACGTGAATAGCTACGGCAAAACTCAACAAAAATCCGACAACCTAAATCAACTGCAAAATGACACCGATTCCTTGTGTGATTTTCCTACGCTTCTTGGTCGTCTGAACGAAATAGAAGGCCTTTGGCGCATACGATTTACTACTTCACATCCGAAGGACCTTAGCGACCGATTGATAGACGCTATGGCACGACTTCCCAAAGTTTGCGAGCATCTGCACTTACCGATTCAAGCTGGCGATAATAGGATTTTACATGCAATGAATCGGCATTATACAGTAGAACACTACATAAGCCTGGTAGAAAAGCTTCGAAATGCAATTCCTGGAATTGCAATAACAACCGACATAATGGTCGGCTTCCCTGGGGAAACCGAGGAACAATTCCAAAATACGCTAAATGCCGTTAGAAGAATCCAATTTGATGGCGCATTCATGTTTGCATTCAACCCCAGACCTGGCACAAAAGCCGCTGAACTGCCAAACCAAATAGACAACAAAACTAAGCAAAGGCGATTGCTCGAACTAATCAACCTCCAAAATCAAATTACCTTGGAACGAAACGAAAAGGAAGTTGGGCAAGAATTCGAAGTTCTCGTCGAAGGTCCCAGCTGGAAGGATGAATCAAAATTAACAGGATACACAAGAACAAACAAAGCCGTTGTTTTTCCTGGTAATCCTGAACTTTCGGGCAGACTGGTCTCAATACGGGCTATCAAAGCCCACCCATGGGGATTTACCGGAGAAATTGTAGACGCAAGATAG
- a CDS encoding hydrogenase iron-sulfur subunit yields the protein MNESRKNCDIRVFYCRNLAEDFGILPMLLPMERQNNVALEPVPCSGKIDPRYLLKAFEAGSRFVCILSCPKGECKLIEGNLRAARRVQAVKELLAEAGFNPESLRLIIPESKDAKHIEAAVELILGCLNKK from the coding sequence ATGAACGAGTCTAGAAAAAATTGCGATATCAGGGTTTTTTACTGCCGAAATCTTGCCGAGGATTTTGGCATATTGCCTATGCTGTTGCCCATGGAGCGCCAAAACAATGTCGCTTTGGAACCTGTCCCTTGTAGCGGGAAGATTGATCCTCGTTATCTATTAAAGGCATTTGAAGCCGGTTCGCGCTTTGTTTGCATCTTAAGTTGTCCCAAAGGTGAGTGCAAGCTAATTGAGGGAAATCTGCGCGCCGCCCGAAGAGTTCAAGCTGTAAAGGAACTTCTCGCAGAAGCAGGTTTCAATCCTGAATCGCTTAGGTTAATCATTCCTGAAAGCAAAGATGCCAAACATATTGAAGCGGCAGTTGAGTTAATTCTAGGTTGTTTAAATAAAAAATAG